Below is a window of Geovibrio ferrireducens DNA.
CATTTCGTCATAGGCAAGCCCTTTCTCGTATGAATTATCCTCCACCCTGCCGTCAAAAAGCTTCTTTCCAACCACCACAGATGGTGCGATGGTTATAATAGCCAGCAGAAATATAAGAACAGTTACTTTCATTTCTTCCTCCCTATGGGTTTGCGGAACCCGGCCTCCGACATCACGGACGCAGGGCTCTCCCCTTCCGTTTCCGCTTTCAGATTAAATGTCCGCACCGGATATTTCCCGAACGCTTCCTCCGGCAGAATGATATAAACCTCTTTCCTGACCGATTCGCCCGCCCCCAGTTCAAAAACCCGGCCGGGCTGAATTTCGGCGTTTTCCGCACCTTCCACACTGAGGCTTATGCTCATGTCTCTTCCCGTGCGGTTGGTGAGCCTCACATCAAAGGCATTTAATATCCGTCCGTCATATTCACGGGGCATTATCTGCGAAGCGGGATAAACCTCAAAGCCGAACGGATCGCTGAGAAGCAGCCGCACAGTGAACAAAACAGCAAATATAAGAAACAGGCCCGAAGTTATCAGCACATTGACCCTGAAAAACTTCGGCTTATCCTCAAGGCCGTAAACATAGCCGATGAGAGATGTCTTCCCTTTTTTGCCCATCACCCTGCCGCATGCCTGAATGCACTCCGCGCAGTTTATGCACCCCTGCGAAAAGCCCCTGCGTATGTCTATCCCCGTGGGGCATGTTTTTACACAGGCAAGGCAGTTTATGCACTCGTCCCTTCTTTCGGGGTGCATAGTGATTGCCATGGTGTGGGCATCAAACATGATCCCCTGAAGCTTCGCATAGGGACAGACTGTGGTGCAGAAGCCGTGGCGGAAAAAAGCAAAGTTAATATAGGTTATGACCGAAAGCACACCCCAGAACCACAGAGTGACACTGCCGAGCCTTAACTCCGCCAGTTCCTTTATAAAATCGTAAGGCGGCACAAAGTACCATACCATACAAGCTGCGATCATTATGCTGAAAACCGCTGTGAAGAGATTGCTTTCTATCTTCGCAGCTGTGTTCAGCTTTTTTGAGTCCATCTTTCTGGTGAAGTCCACCATCAAAGTCTGCGGACAGAGCCATCCGCACCATACCCGCCCGAAAAGCTGGGTCACGGATATGAACAGAAACGTCAATGCGAATATGAACAGAAGAATCAGGAAAAAATCCTCTATCCATATTGCTTTCCCGAAAAAGAACAGCCTGA
It encodes the following:
- a CDS encoding 4Fe-4S dicluster domain-containing protein; translated protein: MTADLQFYRKAVRWGATLLFFAVPFVRLNGESLLRFDVPTLRLFFFGKAIWIEDFFLILLFIFALTFLFISVTQLFGRVWCGWLCPQTLMVDFTRKMDSKKLNTAAKIESNLFTAVFSIMIAACMVWYFVPPYDFIKELAELRLGSVTLWFWGVLSVITYINFAFFRHGFCTTVCPYAKLQGIMFDAHTMAITMHPERRDECINCLACVKTCPTGIDIRRGFSQGCINCAECIQACGRVMGKKGKTSLIGYVYGLEDKPKFFRVNVLITSGLFLIFAVLFTVRLLLSDPFGFEVYPASQIMPREYDGRILNAFDVRLTNRTGRDMSISLSVEGAENAEIQPGRVFELGAGESVRKEVYIILPEEAFGKYPVRTFNLKAETEGESPASVMSEAGFRKPIGRKK